In one window of Nocardioides panacisoli DNA:
- the glp gene encoding gephyrin-like molybdotransferase Glp: protein MSDLRTVSDHQHLVASLLAVTAAETVDLDHARGRILAEPVTAPEALPSFDNSGMDGYAVRSADIAGASEQHPVRLPVAADIPAGAPVGNLAPGSAHRIMTGAPVPVGADTIVEVEATDGGTDTVGIHAEREPGRFVRTAGVDVAPGTVVLSPGARLGPAQLGLLVALGIREVAVHARPRVLVCSTGSELAEHPEPGSGQIRDANGPLLAAAVEDAGAEAIRRLWVADEVDTFLSLLDAELDGIDLLITSGGVSAGAYEVVKDALAPRGVTFTKVAMQPGMPQGLGTYRDVPVVCLPGNPVSTLASFEVFVRPALRRAVGHPRPDRPVVRARLTENLTCPPGKRQFRRGRLDPAAGTVAPCGPAGSGFLGWYARADCLIDLPAEVTEVHAGDLVDVWDLG, encoded by the coding sequence GTGTCCGACCTGCGCACGGTGAGCGATCACCAACACCTCGTGGCCTCGCTCCTGGCCGTCACGGCCGCGGAGACCGTCGACCTCGACCACGCCCGCGGGCGCATCCTGGCCGAGCCCGTCACCGCACCCGAGGCACTGCCCTCCTTCGACAACTCCGGCATGGACGGGTACGCCGTCCGGTCGGCCGACATCGCCGGCGCCAGTGAGCAGCACCCGGTCCGGCTGCCGGTGGCGGCCGACATCCCCGCCGGTGCGCCCGTCGGCAACCTGGCGCCCGGCTCGGCGCACCGGATCATGACCGGCGCACCGGTGCCGGTCGGGGCGGACACGATCGTCGAGGTGGAGGCGACCGACGGCGGCACCGACACGGTGGGCATCCACGCCGAGCGCGAGCCGGGGCGGTTCGTGCGCACAGCCGGCGTCGACGTCGCCCCGGGCACCGTCGTCCTCTCCCCCGGTGCACGACTCGGCCCCGCACAGCTCGGTCTGCTGGTGGCGCTGGGGATCCGCGAGGTGGCGGTCCACGCCCGGCCCCGCGTGCTGGTGTGCTCCACCGGCTCCGAGCTGGCCGAGCACCCCGAGCCCGGGTCCGGACAGATCCGTGACGCCAACGGCCCGCTGCTCGCGGCCGCTGTGGAGGATGCGGGTGCCGAGGCGATCCGGCGGCTGTGGGTCGCCGACGAGGTCGACACCTTCCTCTCCCTCCTCGACGCCGAGCTGGACGGCATCGACCTGCTGATCACCTCCGGCGGTGTGAGCGCCGGGGCCTACGAGGTCGTCAAGGACGCCCTGGCGCCGCGCGGGGTCACCTTCACCAAGGTGGCCATGCAGCCCGGGATGCCCCAGGGCTTGGGCACCTACCGTGACGTGCCGGTCGTCTGCCTGCCCGGCAACCCGGTCAGCACGCTGGCCTCGTTCGAGGTGTTCGTCCGGCCGGCCCTGCGGCGGGCCGTCGGCCATCCGCGGCCGGACCGCCCCGTGGTCCGGGCACGCCTCACCGAGAACCTGACGTGCCCGCCGGGCAAGCGCCAGTTCCGCCGCGGCCGCCTCGACCCGGCCGCCGGCACGGTGGCGCCGTGCGGCCCCGCCGGCTCGGGATTCCTCGGCTGGTACGCCCGTGCCGACTGCCTCATCGACCTGCCCGCCGAGGTCACCGAGGTGCACGCCGGCGACCTCGTCGACGTGTGGGACCTAGGCTGA
- a CDS encoding enoyl-CoA hydratase/isomerase family protein produces MAAEYVRLEVADGVGTIRLDRPKMNAISLQVQDELTAVAAEATERDDVRAVVVWGGERVFAAGNDVKEMADMSYTDMVDRVEALQGAVTAVARIPKPVVAAVNGYALGGGCELALAADVRFAAEDAALGQPESLLGIIPGAGGTQRLARLVGPARAKDLMYTGRFVKAEEALAIGLVDRVVPAAEVYDAAVTWAAQFATGAPYALRAIKDAVDRGLEADLETGLAIERQHFAGVFATEDRAVGMASFVENGPGKAEFKGK; encoded by the coding sequence ATGGCAGCCGAGTACGTCCGCCTGGAGGTCGCCGACGGGGTCGGCACCATCCGGCTCGACCGGCCGAAGATGAACGCGATCAGCCTGCAGGTGCAGGACGAGCTGACCGCGGTCGCTGCCGAGGCCACCGAGCGGGACGACGTACGAGCAGTCGTGGTGTGGGGTGGTGAGCGCGTCTTCGCCGCCGGCAACGACGTCAAGGAGATGGCCGACATGTCCTACACGGACATGGTCGACCGCGTCGAGGCGCTGCAGGGTGCGGTGACCGCGGTCGCGCGCATCCCCAAGCCGGTCGTGGCCGCCGTCAACGGCTATGCCCTCGGCGGTGGGTGCGAGCTGGCTCTCGCCGCCGACGTGCGGTTCGCCGCCGAGGACGCCGCTCTCGGGCAGCCGGAGTCGCTGCTCGGCATCATCCCCGGCGCGGGCGGCACCCAGCGGCTGGCGCGCCTCGTGGGACCGGCGCGGGCCAAGGACCTGATGTACACCGGCCGCTTCGTCAAGGCCGAGGAGGCCCTGGCCATCGGCCTGGTCGACCGCGTCGTGCCTGCCGCCGAGGTGTACGACGCCGCCGTGACCTGGGCCGCGCAGTTCGCGACCGGCGCGCCGTACGCGCTCCGGGCGATCAAGGACGCCGTCGACCGGGGGCTGGAGGCGGACCTGGAGACGGGCCTGGCCATCGAGCGGCAGCACTTCGCCGGCGTGTTCGCCACCGAGGACCGTGCCGTGGGCATGGCATCGTTCGTGGAGAACGGCCCGGGCAAGGCCGAGTTCAAGGGGAAGTGA